GGCATCTGTCTATGACTAGGTATTTTAAGCGAAGAAAACTATCATGTGAATTTGGTATAATCCATTCCTCCAAGTTAGGCATTTCCGATAAACTGAGCTTTGTCAGTGCAACAAATGAACTTCTTCCATCGCCACACCATTCACCACCCAATCTTCTTACAGAATCCAAAGTAACAAGTTTAAGAACCTTCAGAGCGGGCAGTTTCCCGAGGGCTGGAAGGTGTTCGCATTTTTCACAGATTTCCAAAGTGATTTCACTTAGATTAATAAAAGCTGGAGAAGACATCCAATTTGGGAATCTCGAACCTTGATATGACGAAATGCAGATCTGCTCTAAATTATGATGGGGTTGGATATACTCCAAAGTTACTTCAAAATGTTCCTTGGAGATCTTGTTTGCGCTACTTGTCCAAGTTAAATTCAAAGATACCAGGTTCCGCTTCGTAATCATGTTGGCAGATTTCACGTCTTCTAGGTTTCTCACATTTTCAAGTCCTCTTATGCTCAACTTCCCTCCAAGATTTAATTCCTTCAGCTGGCTGATTTGGTGTGCTGAGTCTTCACCCACAATGAAAATGCTTAGTCTTTGCAGGGAAGTTAACTCTCCGATTCCTGGTGGTGTGCAGATAAGTGAATCATGGTGTTCAATTTCCACGAACCAAAGATTTTTCATGTATTTCAAACCTTCAGGCAACATGCGAAGCCAATATGTTTTTGTAAGTTTCAAGGTCTGCAGGTTGTGGAGACGAGTAATGGATTCGGGTAGCGTCGTGAGCTCACTGCACGACATTGAAAGGAACCTAAGGTGTTCCCATTTGTGAACAAACTTTCGTAATTCCTTTGCCGTGCAAAATCTCATGTCCAACACTCTTAAATGTTGTTGGTTTGAGAGAaaggagaaaaaaaatttaaaagaaatcgAATAATAAGCCAGCTGAATAAGCGAGTGCAAAGTATCCACGTTCAGTGGTTGGGGCTTATCCTTTTTCATTTCAATCATCTCAAGTGATTCGAAGTCACCTGACAAGTGACGAACTCTCGGCGGAATTTTCTGCACATTGCCATCAACCAAGCTATAAGTTTCTTGTCTCATGACCGACTCTGCCAAATCATGCATTAGATCATGCATTTTACATCTCATTTTCCCTATCTGGTGTTTCTCGACATCTTGCAAAAAGGATCTCCAAACCAATTCTTTGAAGATGAAGTGGCCAATGAGATACAAGTCCTTTCGGCCTTCTTCGTGAAGGAAGCCGTTTGCCATCCATAGCTGTATTAGCTCGTCCCTATCCATCCAATAATCCTTGGGAAATACGCAACAATAAGAGAAACACTGCCTCATTTGTGGAGATAGATTGTCATAACTCAACATCAATACAGGAAGGATGTCGTTTCCATGATCCGGTTGATTCCATGTTTCACTTTCTTTAACTGCCAACCATTCGCTTTCGTGGCTTTTAAATCGCATGAAGCTCCCTAGAGCCTTTATCGCCAAAGGCACACCCCCACATTTCTTCACTATCTCCCCGCCGATTCCGACTAGGTTTTCATCTTCTGTTCCACGTGAAAATGCTCTTCTCTTGAATAAAGACCAAGAATCGGCATCTGATAAATATCCAATTCGGTGTGACATGGTTTCATCTGTAGCCATCGTTCGAGCAATTTTTTCATTTCGAGTTGTTACCATAACCCCACTGCCTTTTGACCCACATCTTAACGCTTCTTTAAGAGAATCCCACAGACCTTGGTTTTCATTCCAAACATCGTCCAGGACTAGTAAAAACTTCTTCCCCCTCAAATTTTCTTGAAGAAGACACATCAATGGATCCAACTCAGTGACACTACATCCACCTCCTTGTACAGATTCTAAAATTGCTTTAATCAGCCTCTGCAAGCTGAAATCGACCGAGACACAAACCCAGATTCGCAATTCAAAATGCTTCTCCACCCTTTCATCATTATAGACAAGTTGGGTAAGTGTGGTTTTCCCGATCCCTCCCATTCCCCACACAGCACAGACAGAAAGATCATCTTGATCAGTGAGCAGTTTCTGGACTAACATTTCCCTCTCCTCATCTCTTCCGAAAATCTCCGACTCGTTCACCAATGAACTAGTCTGTCGGCTCTCTACAACTCCAACTTGATTATTCATAACACCCTCCCTCAAGTCGAACTTATGTCTCTCATCCTCTAAATCATTTAATCTTCCCCATAAATCTTTCATGTTTCTTGCTATTTCAACACGAAATAACAACGGGTTTCTTTTCGAGAAAAACGAAGTTAGATGTCCGTGCTTACCTCTTTCGGAATTAAATCTCCGTCTGAGGTCTTTGGTAGCGATCAGGTCCAGTACGTCCTCAGCATCATAGGCAATATCCTTGAGCTTTAGCAACCAATTCTGCAGCACCAAATTGTTTCTCTGCTTGACTTCAGCATCTTGGAGCACAAGTTGGATTGTGTTAAATACACTTTGAAGTCTCCTGAGATCATCCTCTAAGCCCCAAAAGAGCCCAACACCTCGCAgcaatgctttgttcaaatttCCAATTAATGTTTGCAAAAGCGCCGAAACAAGTGCTTCTGCCATATTTCAAAAGTTCAAAGATTTTCAAATGGAATCAAGTTTCTTGCAAAAAAGTGAATTGAAAACAGTATAGATTGAGATCTTAAGACGAATCGTTAAAtagttttttatttaattctttattttttatttttttgttatcaCGGCTCCACATGAACGTGTGATATGAATTTTCATATGAATCAAGGGCACGatcaaaatcccaaaaaaattataaatattattgagAAATTGAAAAATTATGACGAATTGTTCTATATTTGTTTTACATATTTTATACAAAAAATATGAAATAGattcaaaaattatatttttttaacaaagaaATGTACGAAAACGTATTTTTGTTTTCGTTTTCAAATTCACGATGAAAAGGTATCATCGTCAagtgtattttaaataaatgaatTTGTTTTCTTTGATGATTAAAGTTTATTGCATCTTTTCAGCaattattcatttttttaatcttaGAAGTCTTGTGATGttcatattatatattaagATATAGTTTTGTAcatatgataggataaacatgtgatatataatataaggataagttaatgataaataagatgtaggatattatatttaatgtttgatatgattttaataagattgattaaatttatatattagattataatgacaaaattaactttatcataataaattttataatttcaaagtcgttgcttgagttcatattttttatctgttcATGCGCCGATAAcgtttgcatgatttatttatttttacctaattttatatattatataatatgataattgaggccttgattttgtgagtgaagtcaaatatcaatttttaatgttaatcaagtgatactaataattttattgagatttataaaaattatttatataattatctcgaattcatttatataattatcatattatataatatataaaaataaataaaaatatttatttgattttaatttctacctactagcgtagatttataaaaatcatttataaattgagggtaattaagtcatttgcagtgttttttatcattaaattaaaattatcacacctaatagaagggatattttatccttctaaaaaattatttatcaagggcacgtgatattatcatgagctttttaaaaatgtatcaaacatgggataaggaggattatttatcaatcactcttttatctcatgtaccaaactatgcctaaatGAATTATAAAGCGAAACATATAAGTCTTCGGTCTTCACCtactcttttctttttcttttttgagcATGACAACTCCACTTTATtgtagtaaataaataataattagcaGTACCACATTATATATTTGCTAAAATATTGTATTTTCAAATTCATAATGTTATAACTATTTAAAAAATACGTTGTAATAATTTATTTCAATATAATTTCAAGCTTATGACAATATTTcaaaaaaggaaaatgtttttttccaATAATTTGTCTTTTTTTGTTTTGGTTAAATGACTTTTCAATTTTTGGTTTTGGTAGAATAACTTTTGAATTTCGGATATTTTGGCTCATCTATCATCGAAATATTCGATTTTCGCTAAAAAAATGCTGATTGGGTAGTAGTTAAAACACATTTTGGTAtcacaattattgaatttttataacgaaagaaaaaaattgtaaaaaaaaaattgatttgtttgatttttttttatgttaagttGTTTTCAACTAAATTAATTTATCTTGAAATTCAAGGAATCCCCATATTTTGGCTACGATGGGATAGTTAGCAAAATAACCttcgtgaatttttttttaaaaaaaaaccaacCTTCTCAAGTGTACTTGAAAAACATAAATATACTTGGACAGAGTTAGTTTTCAAAAACTTAGATTAACCAaggtcattttttttaaaaaaaaaaatttcccacCTTAGCCACTGTCTAACCAGCGTTTCACTACAAAGAAAAAAGTTTATAGATAACAAATAGGAAAAAAAAATGTTGTGGAAGACAGTGTTGTTAAAAATACGCTCAATAGaaacaattttaaaatgatatctTTTAACACAAAACAAAACGGTTCTACTGtagttaaaaaaatttatcttATTTTTAGGAACATGACATTTATAAAATGGTTCCACAACAGtttaaattaattgtattttacAGTAAAAGACAACAATTCCTCAATAATTTGCGGTCGTTGTCTTTACAATATGAaccattttttatatttaagataattttttgttattttttacaAATCGAGCAACAACGCATCTAACTCTCAGTTacaaatctattttttttttaaagtaccAAATACAATCTTGATCTAGATTACAAATATACAATGTAACTGTCCACAATACtggggtttttttttaaactaatttaaattttaaatttttttcaaaaataacgtgaaaaaaaaaaacatttacaaAACTACGGCAAACCGCGCTTatgaagcgcggacgctgcacacgtggagcagcgtccgcgccTTGTAAGCGCGGAGCATGCTCCAGGTTGGAGCGTCCGTGCCTTGTAAGAACAGACAGTGGtttatttgcgacggtttttccaatccgtcgctattagcgacagattcaaaaaccgtcgctaccaCACCGTCGCATCTAGCGACGGTTAAACAAAACCGttcaaaccgtcgccgattcaaactttgcgacggttttgttacaaccgtcgctatattgttgaatcaacaacaattttttttgtgTGCAATCGGTCTATTCGATTACCGACCGAACCGATTCAAAATTTGCAAGCTTATGAACAACGCGCATAAATGCAAGCCGCGGatattactatccgcagcgtgcttttaatgcacgtcgTTATTTCTCTCAAGTGCACCTATATGTGCGCAGATATCATAAATAACAAGAAatattgaataaaaaatatcaataaaaaatataaatatcgaagataaaataatgaatatatatatatatatatatatatatatatatatatatatatatatatatacgatttTGTTACCCTGCACATCATGTGTGCATTGTATCATGTGCACCGCCTACGTGGCAGTGCATGATTGGTCagtcattttttttaatgaattaaccgatttttttaaaatttctaaacCGAACTTCCGaattaaccgaaccgaattttcgAATTAATCCGGtcggtcggttaattcggtttaaccgaaatTTTGCACTTCGAACAatattaacagcgcacatatGGGTGCACTTGACAGAAATAACGACGTGAATTAAAAGCACGTTGTAgatagtaatatccgcagctTGCATTTATGTGTGTAGTTCATAAGCTTGCAAATTTTTGAATCGAttcggtcggtaaccgaatAGATTGATTGCACACAAGAAATATGGTTGATTCAAcacaatatagcgacggttgatacaaaaccgtcgcaaatgttGAATCGTTGAcgtaaccgtcgctatttgcgatggtgtaatagcgacggttttgatatccgtcgctaatagcgacggatttcaaaaaccgtcgcgcATAAACCACCGTCTGTTCTTACAATGCACGGACGCTCCAACCTGGAGCATACTCCGCGCCTggtaagcgcggacgctgctccacgtgtgcagcgtccgcgcttcatAAGCGCGGTTTGCCGTAGTTttgtaaatgtttttttttccacgttatttttgaaaaaaaaattaaaatttaaattagttttaaaaaaaacccacaCTACTGATGTAACGTGGACTCGAGAGTTGCTTATTTGAATACATACTCGATAAtcgaaatttatttatttattttaaaaaaaaatatttaggtTACACAATATAACGTTGTGGGCCCCCGGATTTTAAGCATGAATTTGAAGAAGGTTAATTGAAATTTATGAATCCATCGACGCTTCGATTGGCCGACAGCGACATTGTTGGGATTATCGAGATTACTGTTCAATAATGTCACAATAAGACAAGTTAGTTAAAGTCATTAGAAATGGTCCACACGAGCACGCACTTGGGAAAATGAAAGAATGTGACAATTTTTCTTCGAAATGTTCTGAATGTCCAAGTATTgatatgtacgtacgtatgaaGGTGGACCctaataaaatatttcagaaatacatatattttgtgcattattattattgttacaGTTTAACTACCTAATTTGTAAGTAAGTGTACCTTGTGATCTATCTATTCGTTGAATAGTTTTTATCTCTTTACGCGTTTGATGCTgatgagaattttttttaaatcttttgtTTTTCAATTCCCGACCGTGAAGTCGAATTCGAGATATATTTGGTACCCGGTACTGCTCTAATATCAAAAGCACCATACTGAATGGCTGCagaagaattgaaagaattaaaagaaaaactaCAAGAATTGTTGGAATGAGTTTTGGGGTCTAGGTATGTTTAGTTTTATGTTTCCTTGTAGAATCTTAAAATTTTAGGATTATGGTTGGAAGATCTTGAGGCCTATAATTGACATTTAGAGATCAATAAAATTGAGTTTCAACATTGAAACTTTATAATTTTTGTAGAGATCAATAAAATCGAGTTTCTGCTTGTCATTGGAGGGTTTTTTTTATCGATTAGGTCTTAGCACAATTAACTTGCATTTGTTTGGTTTTTAATCGCCAGTAATTTTCGGACACCCAACGAAACTATAAGActaaaaaaatgcaaatttAATGCACTGAGACCAAATGTCGACCAAAACACAAAATAACATTTGACTATTTTTCAGGTTCGAAATAGAAACATGTAACTCGAAGATTTAATTCCCATTTGTGTCTgtcttgttagagtagatgtcctgcaagGTAACGGTTGGCTaaagaatttattgactcaagtgtaataaacaatctttattttaatataatttaactttttatggtttcattttgttttatctgtatacctatgcaatcagcatatataaagtccttgattatactttaatacgaATAAATTGTAATTCgatcttgaaactcatttgtaaacactgcatattttaaatttgttcctagtcgattcaccCGCCTGAAAATAAGGATAAAGACCGCTTGAGGTTGAGACTAGCATTTGTGATGTTGTGTATCGTGTTTcatggtaagggcatggagatgttcAATTATGCAGATGGGTAATCA
This region of Primulina eburnea isolate SZY01 chromosome 14, ASM2296580v1, whole genome shotgun sequence genomic DNA includes:
- the LOC140812457 gene encoding disease resistance protein RGA2-like translates to MAEALVSALLQTLIGNLNKALLRGVGLFWGLEDDLRRLQSVFNTIQLVLQDAEVKQRNNLVLQNWLLKLKDIAYDAEDVLDLIATKDLRRRFNSERGKHGHLTSFFSKRNPLLFRVEIARNMKDLWGRLNDLEDERHKFDLREGVMNNQVGVVESRQTSSLVNESEIFGRDEEREMLVQKLLTDQDDLSVCAVWGMGGIGKTTLTQLVYNDERVEKHFELRIWVCVSVDFSLQRLIKAILESVQGGGCSVTELDPLMCLLQENLRGKKFLLVLDDVWNENQGLWDSLKEALRCGSKGSGVMVTTRNEKIARTMATDETMSHRIGYLSDADSWSLFKRRAFSRGTEDENLVGIGGEIVKKCGGVPLAIKALGSFMRFKSHESEWLAVKESETWNQPDHGNDILPVLMLSYDNLSPQMRQCFSYCCVFPKDYWMDRDELIQLWMANGFLHEEGRKDLYLIGHFIFKELVWRSFLQDVEKHQIGKMRCKMHDLMHDLAESVMRQETYSLVDGNVQKIPPRVRHLSGDFESLEMIEMKKDKPQPLNVDTLHSLIQLAYYSISFKFFFSFLSNQQHLRVLDMRFCTAKELRKFVHKWEHLRFLSMSCSELTTLPESITRLHNLQTLKLTKTYWLRMLPEGLKYMKNLWFVEIEHHDSLICTPPGIGELTSLQRLSIFIVGEDSAHQISQLKELNLGGKLSIRGLENVRNLEDVKSANMITKRNLVSLNLTWTSSANKISKEHFEVTLEYIQPHHNLEQICISSYQGSRFPNWMSSPAFINLSEITLEICEKCEHLPALGKLPALKVLKLVTLDSVRRLGGEWCGDGRSSFVALTKLSLSEMPNLEEWIIPNSHDSFLRLKYLVIDRCPKLIRLPFLQVLEYPTEGLKCFTSLEELRFYECDSLRLFPAAILGNMPSLRSLSFICCEKVDPLSGPLRRVVASLQELVISECPELKCLPESIQQFCALRTLRIVSCLGLCSLPDLIGNLPSLSTFDLSGCVNLTSLPDGTGNLQSLSTFSHYDSGNSTSLPYGGKRWGARLT